A genomic region of Gossypium hirsutum isolate 1008001.06 chromosome D01, Gossypium_hirsutum_v2.1, whole genome shotgun sequence contains the following coding sequences:
- the LOC107920883 gene encoding auxin transporter-like protein 2: MASSDKVVETVIVGNYVEMETEGKPKGMKSKIPNLFWHGGSVYDAWFSCASNQVAQVLLTLPYSFSQLGMLSGILFQLFYGLMGSWTAYLISILYVEYRTRKEREKVDFRNHVIQWFEVLDGLLGKHWRNVGLAFNCTFLLFGSVIQLIACASNIYYINDNLDKRTWTYIFGACCATTVFIPSFHNYRIWSFLGLIMTTYTAWYLTIASLLHGQVEGVKHSGPTKLVLYFTGATNILYTFGGHAVTVEIMHAMWKPQKFKAIYLIATLYVLTLTLPVAAAVYWAFGDMLLDHSNAFSLLPRTPFRDMAVILMLIHQFITFGFACTPLYFVWEKAIGMHECKSLCKRAAARLPVVVPIWFLAIIFPFFGPINSTVGSLLVSFTVYVIPALAHIFTFRSATARENAVEQPSKYFGRWVGTYTINVFVVVWVLIVGFGFGGWASMTNFIHQIDTFGLFTKCYQCPPPASAVSPPLHGLNATTAAPLHHPFNHTHSA; encoded by the exons ATGGCAAGTAGTGATAAGGTGGTGGAGACTGTGATTGTTGGGAATTATGTGGAGATGGAAACTGAAGGAAAGCCTAAAGGCATGAAAAGCAAGATTCCTAATCTCTTTTGGCATGGTGGGTCTGTTTATGATGCTTGGTTTAGCTGTGCTTCTAATCAG gtAGCTCAAGTGTTGCTTACATTGCCGTACTCATTTTCTCAACTGGGGATGCTTTCTGGAATTCTCTTTCAGCTGTTCTATGGTTTGATGGGTAGCTGGACAGCTTATCTGATCAGCATACTCTATGTAGAATATAGAAcaaggaaagaaagagagaaagttGATTTCAGGAACCATGTCATTCAG TGGTTTGAGGTTCTTGATGGGCTCCTTGGGAAACACTGGAGGAACGTGGGTTTGGCATTTAACTGCACTTTTCTTCTGTTTGGATCTGTCATTCAACTCATTGCTTGTGCAAG TAACATATATTACATAAATGATAATCTGGACAAGAGGACTTGGACATACATCTTTGGGGCTTGTTGCGCAACTACTGTCTTTATTCCTTCATTTCATAATTACAGAATCTGGTCTTTTCTTGGCCTTATAATGACCACCTACACTGCATGGTATCTCACCATTGCTTCCCTCCTCCATGGCCAG GTTGAGGGAGTTAAACATTCTGGTCCTACCAAGCTGGTGTTATATTTCACAGGTGCCACCAACATTCTGTATACATTCGGGGGACATGCTGTTACTGT GGAAATCATGCACGCAATGTGGAAGCCTCAAAAGTTCAAGGCCATATACCTGATAGCAACACTGTATGTGCTGACACTGACACTTCCCGTGGCTGCTGCTGTATATTGGGCATTCGGAGACATGCTTCTCGATCACTCAAATGCCTTTTCTCTTCTCCCAAGAACTCCCTTCAGAGATATGGCTGTCATTTTAATGCTCATCCACCAG TTCATAACATTTGGATTTGCATGCACGCCACTGTACTTTGTATGGGAGAAAGCAATTGGGATGCATGAGTGCAAGAGCCTGTGCAAGCGAGCGGCAGCAAGATTGCCAGTGGTGGTTCCCATTTGGTTTTTGGCCATTATTTTCCCATTCTTTGGACCAATAAACTCCACCGTGGGATCCCTCCTTGTTAGCTTCACTGTCTACGTAATTCCAGCACTGGCTCACATTTTCACCTTCAGATCAGCCACTGCTCGAGAG AATGCAGTGGAGCAACCATCCAAGTACTTTGGAAGATGGGTTGGGACATATACCATAAACGTGTTTGTTGTGGTGTGGGTTCTAATTGTTGGGTTTGGATTTGGTGGATGGGCGAGCATGACAAATTTCATACACCAGATTGACACATTTGGGCTCTTCACAAAGTGTTACCAATGTCCACCACCAGCATCGGCAGTCTCACCACCACTCCACGGCCTTAATGCCACCACCGCTGCTCCGCTACACCACCCTTTCAACCACACTCATAGCGCCTGA
- the LOC107921560 gene encoding uncharacterized protein, translating into MDDLSIPLKQEEELLVPKSRKEWNEGDKMSIQLNAKAMHSLFCALGLDEYSRISSCLNAKEIWGKLEVTHERTSLVKKSNMGILTFNYETFKIKPQEDIKVMPDRFTFVINRLKSYGKTYPNEKVVRKMLRSLPKSWKAKVIAIEEVKNLETLTLDELIRSLLIHEM; encoded by the coding sequence ATGGATGACCTTTCAATACCACTCAAGCAAGAAGAAGAGCTCTTAGTTCCAAAGAGTAGGAAAGAATGGAACGAAGGAGATAAAATGAGTATTCAACTCAATGCTAAGGCCATGCACAGTCTCTTTTGTGCACTTGGTCTAGATGAGTATAGTAGAATATCGTCATGTTTGAATGCCAAGGAGATATGGGGTAAACTTGAGGTAACTCATGAAAGAACTAGCCTAGTGAAGAAGTCAAATATGGGAATCCTCACTTTCAATTACGAGACCTTCAAGATAAAGCCTCAGGAGGACATCAAAGTTATGCCTGATAGATTCACCTTCGTCATCAATAGGCTAAAATCCTATGGGAAGACCTATCCCAATGAAAAAGTTGTAAGGAAGATGCTTCGAAGCTTGCCTAAGTCATGGAAAGCCAAGGTGATTGCAATTGAAGAAGTAAAGAATTTAGAAACGTTAACTTTGGATGAGCTCATCAGGTCTTTGCTCATACATGAGATGTGA